atatatatgtgtgtatatatatatatatatatatatatatatatatatatatatatatatatatgtatatatatatatatatatatgtatatatatatatatacatatatatatatatatgtatatatatatatgtatatatatatatatacatatatatatatatatatatatatatatatatatatatatatatatatatatgtatatatatatatatatatatatatatatatatatatatgtatatatatatatacatatatatatatatatatgtatatgtatatatatatatatatgtatatatatatatatatatatatatatatatatgtgtatatatatatatgtatatgtatgtatgtatatatatatatatatatacatatatgtgtatgtatatataaatatatgtatatgtgtatgtatgtatataagtatatatatatatatatatatatatatatatatatgtatatgtatgtatgtatatatatatatatatatatatatatatatatatatatatatatatatatatgtatatgtatgtatatatatatgtatgtatgtatatgtgtgtgtgtgtaattttgtgtgggtgggtataaaacaaaaggaagtcACAGAGGCCTCACCTCAACTTGTATGCAttaaatttggaaaaaaaagtgcattttgccaCCATAATCCCTAATTCCATTATAGTTCAGTTACATACAATCTGCTATGAAGTGCCATTATCTACTGGGAAGGCAGTGTTTTTGTATGCTTTCTCAGCCATGGCAGCGTAATTCCTGAGCAGATGTCTTGGttgtataattacatttaatattatttttaaagtggatactgtgtttgtatgtgtgtttgtgtttaggcCAAGAAATAAGCTTTACAGAAACAGATGCTGTATATAAAAGGTAAGGTTCTGGCAAAACTCACTTTTATTATGCTTTTAATGTCACATATTCTCAGCCTGATGGATCTtactgtgatttatttttttgtttgtttcctttatttCCCCTCCAGTGCATTCGTTCTCGACCCTGCTGAGGAATACCGGATGAACCACAAACGGCGTGGTCTGGCCCTCATCTTCAACCAGGAGATATTCTACTGGCACCTTCGGCTGAACACTCGATCAGGAACCAACACCGACAAACTTAACCTTATCAAAAGGTTATAACTCCCAACATAAGACTGACTGGATTAAGTGATCATTATCTGTGGTAGACAATGTAGATGTTTTGTGTTGCCTTTGAAAAAGTAATTTTGTGCTAGGGACACTTTTTAttctttgaaaaaatgtttaaatataacttagttacatttttatttatttggttgttttgtttctttattttgaaGCAAAAGTCCTCAGTCTTTGTAAGTGTTTGCATAATCTGTctgctttgtgtattttgtcCACCACCCCTCAACCGCCCCAGGTTTGAAGATCTCGGGTTTGAGGTAAAGGCTTATGATGATTCCAGACGTGCCGACGTTATCCAAATAATTACAGAAGGTACcttaaatgaaatatatgtaACCTACTTTGCCAGGTAGTTTTTTTAAGTTTCACTTTCACATTGATGTCAAACTTTGACCCCAGCTGCAGATGCCAATCACGCTGATGCAGACTGCTTTGTCTGCATTTTCTTGAGCCATGGCCAAAATGGCCATATCTACACCTACGATGACAAGATTGAGATCCAAGACATCACGGCTCTCTTCAAAGGAGATAAATGTCAGAGCCTCGTGGGGAAACCCAAGATCTTCATCCTACAGGTGACTCATCTTCCAGCTGAATGTGATTATACACAGGCTAAGACATCAAATGTGACAGACCATTAGAGCGTCACATTCACATCATACCAGATCTCACTACATCTCACTAGCATCCTCAGTGCCGCCAGCTCCATCTGGATCGACTATATTAAACATGACAATGACTTGATGCAACACTCCCTGCCCAGTTCTCCACATACTCTAACTAACGTGATCGTAACGTTCGCaacagccttttaaaaatacattaggggttagagtcagtcttattgtaaaaataaaaaatatatctgGTGGTAAATGGCAGGCTTGTCGTGGGGACAAACACGATGACCCTGTGACACCTATGGATGCGGTTGACAGCAAGATAGCCAATGAGACGGTGGTGGATGCTGGGGTGATGTACACCCTGCCAGCAGGGGCGGACTTCCTTATGTGCTACTCTGTGGCAGAAGGTGAGTGGGAAATGCAGTCCATCAATATTGAAGACCAGCTATGCTGTTATGTGTGTGACTCTTGAAGGCTCCAGCCTGTGCTCTAGTGGCTGGgatggatacacacacatgcacctcactcaaaaacaaaaagaatgacCTTTGCTATATGTATATTTGGGAACTCCTTAAACTAAATTTCATGTTTGCATGGAAGGAGACTAAATACagactaaatatatatttttagttaataaattatttaaaaattcatgTGTACTTGGTTTGTGTTTCACCCTGAGCAGGTTTTTACTCCCACCGTGAGACAGTGAACGGCTCTTGGTACATCCAGGACTTGTGTCAGCTTCTGCGACAGTATGGTTCCACGCTGGAGTTTACTGAGCTCCTGACACTCATCAACCGCAAGGTGTCTCAGCGCAGTGTGGGTATGAGCAGTGATCCAGCCGCCATCGGCAAGAAACAGGTGCCCTGTTTCGCCTCCATGCTCACAAAGAAGCTCTACTTCAGACCTAAGAAAGGGGTTTGAGtggtgcgcatgcacacacacacacacacacacacacacacacacacacacacacacatatatacacagagagagagagtaggagattCCAGCTCAATGATTCCAGTATATGTGAATTTCTTTCAAGTTTTTAATCTTCAGAGCAATAATGGGGTGTGAGTCCATACAGCATGGATGACGGTTGCTGTATGCAGGTGTGCAACTAGACGACTCTTAATAGGTTTACAGTTTTGATTCCAGGGCCTTTCTGAACTTCATTCATGTGTTGTGTCATCTCTATGTTCCATGTCGTGAGCTTGCCTTTTGTGAATAACATCTTCAAACAGGATGGAGAGGAGCAGTATGGGAAACGGGTGCCCTCTCAGGCTTCGTTCAGTTCTCTCATCCACATTTGCTAGAAACTCATCCACTGCTGTCCAACCTGTTTTACATTATTGTTCAAAGAAGGAAAGCACTCTGTCTGGGTCCTGTTTGATTACCGTAAATGTTGCGATTGTGAAATTCCAATTCCAAGCTGTTTAACAGGCTTAACTTTGTGCACACATATTTATTGGACATACCTCTGCAGTTAAGAACGCAAAAGAGCTCTgaacatatataataaatatggaTAGAAGGGACCTGATCTGTTTTTGAGATACCAGCTGCCGAAGTTTA
This region of Electrophorus electricus isolate fEleEle1 chromosome 11, fEleEle1.pri, whole genome shotgun sequence genomic DNA includes:
- the LOC113570456 gene encoding caspase-6, producing MASQGGDSSGHVEKDGHSAEHVTTGQEISFTETDAVYKSAFVLDPAEEYRMNHKRRGLALIFNQEIFYWHLRLNTRSGTNTDKLNLIKRFEDLGFEVKAYDDSRRADVIQIITEAADANHADADCFVCIFLSHGQNGHIYTYDDKIEIQDITALFKGDKCQSLVGKPKIFILQACRGDKHDDPVTPMDAVDSKIANETVVDAGVMYTLPAGADFLMCYSVAEGFYSHRETVNGSWYIQDLCQLLRQYGSTLEFTELLTLINRKVSQRSVGMSSDPAAIGKKQVPCFASMLTKKLYFRPKKGV